The following proteins are encoded in a genomic region of Necator americanus strain Aroian chromosome II, whole genome shotgun sequence:
- a CDS encoding hypothetical protein (NECATOR_CHRII.G5047.T1), which produces MNLSSRRVISKRHDVRYSWAAALDAGHWRLRVESTWDHRKLQRRMIPANVPPSTLRRQPTRQRCAWRSCDSFPSVKPSKRTSFSTIVPLAAHLSAPLFIFGGCH; this is translated from the exons ATGAATTTATCATCTCGCAGAGTCatatcaaaacgacatgatgtaCGTTACAGTTGGGCGGCGGCTCTCGATGCAGGGCATTGGAGGCTGCGGGTGGAGTCaacgtgggaccatcgcaaactgcagcgacggATGATACCAGCAAATGTTCCA cCTTCTACTCTCCGCCGTCAACCAACACGCCAACGCTGCGCATGGCGGTCTTGTGACAGCTTTCCTTCCGTGAAGCCGAGTAAAAGAACGTCTTTCTCGACGATAGTACCACTGGCCGCACATTT GTCGGCGCCGCTCTTCATTTTTGGTGGTTGTCACTGA